The proteins below are encoded in one region of Amycolatopsis magusensis:
- a CDS encoding sialidase family protein — MRWLLAAALLILSTLSGPAAAAPEPAPATWRNVEIAGGGFVPGIVFSPAEKNLIYARTDIGGAYRWNQAAGRWIPLLDWVGWDKWGYNGVVSIAPDPKNANRVYAAAGMYTNSWDPNNGAILRSSDRGATWQVSPLPFKLGGNMPGRGMGERLAVDPNDGRVLYLGAPSGNGLWRSTDSGVSWAKVTAFPNPGNYVENPADPNGYASDNQGVVWVTYDSRSGTAGSPSKTVYVGVADKENTVYRSTDAGATWQRLPGQPTGYLAHKGVLDEAGGFLYLATNDKGGPYDGGKGDVWKFDTATGAWTRISPIPSDSADNHFGYSGLSVDRQHPGTLMVATQISWWPDIIIFRSTDGGATWTRIWDWGNYPERTLRYEMDISAAPWLTFGANPAPPETSPKLGWMTESLEIDPFDSNRMMYGTGATIYGTKNLTAWDTGGKIRLEPTAGGLEETAVLDLISPPSGPPLVSGLGDIGGFRHDDLAKVPSKMFTGPVFTSTTSLDYAELSPGTMVRAGNTDQSPRVAFSADGGANWWGATEPGGVTGGGTVAAAANGSRFVWSPQGAAVHYSVGFGNSWTPSAGIPAGAVVEADRVNPMKFYGLSGGRLYVSTDGGANFTAAATVDAAKFHAVPGREGDLWLAGAGGLFHSTDSGATVTKLSGVDKAVNVGFGKAAPGRAYPALYLVRENGFYRSDDTGASWVRINDNAHQYGNAGEAVTGDPRIYGRVYIGTNGRGIVYADTA; from the coding sequence ATGAGGTGGCTGCTCGCGGCGGCACTGCTGATCCTGTCCACGCTGTCCGGCCCGGCCGCGGCGGCCCCGGAACCCGCGCCGGCCACCTGGCGCAACGTGGAGATCGCGGGCGGCGGGTTCGTGCCCGGCATCGTGTTCAGCCCCGCCGAGAAGAACCTGATCTACGCGCGCACCGACATCGGCGGCGCCTACCGGTGGAACCAGGCAGCCGGCCGCTGGATCCCGCTGCTGGACTGGGTGGGCTGGGACAAGTGGGGGTACAACGGCGTGGTCAGCATCGCGCCGGACCCCAAGAACGCCAACCGCGTGTACGCCGCGGCCGGGATGTACACCAACAGCTGGGATCCGAACAACGGCGCGATCCTGCGCTCGTCGGACCGCGGGGCCACCTGGCAGGTCAGCCCGCTGCCGTTCAAGCTCGGCGGAAACATGCCGGGCCGCGGTATGGGGGAGCGGCTCGCCGTCGACCCGAACGACGGGCGCGTGCTCTACCTCGGCGCGCCGAGTGGCAACGGCCTGTGGCGCAGCACGGACTCCGGGGTGAGCTGGGCGAAGGTGACCGCGTTCCCGAACCCGGGCAACTACGTGGAGAACCCGGCGGACCCCAACGGCTACGCCAGTGACAACCAGGGCGTGGTCTGGGTGACCTACGACTCGCGCTCGGGCACCGCGGGCAGCCCCAGCAAGACCGTCTACGTCGGGGTGGCCGACAAGGAGAACACGGTCTACCGCAGCACCGACGCGGGCGCGACCTGGCAGCGCCTGCCCGGTCAGCCGACCGGCTACCTGGCGCACAAGGGCGTGCTGGACGAAGCGGGCGGCTTCCTCTACCTGGCCACCAACGACAAGGGCGGCCCGTACGACGGCGGCAAGGGTGACGTGTGGAAGTTCGACACCGCCACCGGCGCCTGGACGCGGATCAGCCCCATCCCGTCGGACAGCGCGGACAACCACTTCGGCTACAGCGGGCTGAGCGTGGACCGGCAGCACCCCGGCACGCTGATGGTGGCCACGCAGATCTCGTGGTGGCCGGACATCATCATCTTCCGCAGCACCGACGGCGGCGCGACCTGGACCCGGATCTGGGACTGGGGCAACTACCCCGAGCGGACCCTGCGCTACGAGATGGACATCTCCGCCGCGCCCTGGCTCACCTTCGGCGCGAATCCGGCGCCGCCGGAGACCTCGCCCAAGCTCGGCTGGATGACCGAGTCGCTGGAGATCGACCCGTTCGACTCGAACCGGATGATGTACGGCACGGGCGCGACGATCTACGGCACGAAGAACCTCACGGCCTGGGACACCGGCGGGAAGATCCGCCTCGAACCCACGGCGGGCGGGCTCGAGGAGACCGCGGTGCTGGACCTGATCAGCCCGCCGTCCGGGCCGCCGCTGGTCAGCGGCCTCGGGGACATCGGCGGGTTCCGGCACGACGACCTGGCGAAGGTGCCGTCGAAGATGTTCACCGGCCCGGTGTTCACCTCGACCACCAGCCTGGACTACGCCGAACTGTCCCCGGGCACGATGGTCCGCGCGGGCAACACCGACCAGTCGCCGCGCGTGGCGTTCTCCGCCGATGGCGGCGCGAACTGGTGGGGCGCGACCGAACCGGGTGGCGTGACCGGCGGTGGCACGGTCGCCGCGGCGGCGAACGGCAGCCGGTTCGTCTGGAGCCCGCAGGGTGCGGCCGTGCACTACTCGGTCGGCTTCGGCAATTCGTGGACGCCGTCGGCGGGTATCCCGGCCGGTGCGGTGGTCGAGGCGGACCGGGTGAACCCGATGAAGTTCTACGGCCTGTCCGGGGGACGGCTCTACGTGAGCACCGACGGCGGCGCGAACTTCACCGCCGCCGCGACGGTGGACGCGGCGAAGTTCCACGCCGTCCCGGGCCGCGAGGGCGACCTGTGGCTCGCCGGCGCGGGCGGGCTGTTCCATTCGACCGACTCCGGTGCCACGGTGACCAAACTGTCCGGTGTGGACAAGGCGGTCAACGTCGGCTTCGGCAAGGCGGCGCCCGGCAGGGCCTACCCGGCGCTGTACCTGGTGCGGGAGAACGGGTTCTACCGCTCGGACGACACCGGTGCCAGCTGGGTGCGCATCAACGACAACGCGCACCAGTACGGCAACGCCGGGGAAGCGGTGACCGGGGATCCGCGAATCTACGGCCGCGTGTACATCGGCACGAACGGGCGCGGCATCGTCTACGCCGACACCGCCTGA
- a CDS encoding cellulase family glycosylhydrolase encodes MRKLLVAVLLVFAAVVVPSGSAPPPAAAATADWLHTEGNRIVDADGNEVWLTGANWFGFNAGERVFHGLWSANIEQVTRSMAERGINLVRVPISTQLLLEWKAGQAGQASAVNTYVNPELTGKTTLEVFDHFLALCEKYGLKVMLDVHSAEADNSGHVQPVWWKGSITPELFYQGWEWVTARYKTDDTIIAMDVKNEPHGTASTTPRAKWDSSTDQDNFKHACETAGKRILAINPNVLILCEGNEIYPKDGKNWSSVTGTDYHGTWWGGNLRGAKDHPVNLGANQDQLVYSPHDYGPLVFEQPWFKKEFDKTTLTDDVWRPNWFYLHENGTAPLLVGEWGGRLGQDARQDRWMTALRDLITENRLHQTFWCLNPNSGDTGGLLLDDWKTWDETKYALLKPALWQHGGKFVSLDHEVPLGGAGSTTGISLGERYGGGGGTDTEAPGVPGAVVSTATGSASVTLGWGAATDNVGVREYDIYRGGTKVGSSPGTSFTDNGLAPNTDYTYTVRARDAAGNVSAPSAPLTVRTSAAPPGSLQVLYRNNDASPADNAIRPGLQVVNTGQSTVDLQGVTVRYYFTRDGSGAVSSYCDWAATGCANLSTAVHAATAVPGADAYLEVGFTTGTLAPGQSTGEIQLRLGKNDWSNFDETDDHSHGAAAAYTAAPQIPAYLGGTRTWGVEP; translated from the coding sequence GTGCGAAAACTGCTCGTGGCCGTGCTGCTGGTGTTCGCCGCCGTGGTGGTGCCGTCCGGATCGGCGCCACCACCGGCGGCCGCCGCCACGGCCGACTGGCTGCACACCGAGGGCAACCGGATCGTCGACGCCGACGGGAACGAGGTGTGGCTCACCGGCGCCAACTGGTTCGGCTTCAACGCCGGGGAACGGGTGTTCCACGGCCTGTGGAGCGCGAACATCGAGCAGGTCACCCGGTCGATGGCCGAGCGCGGCATCAACCTGGTGCGCGTGCCGATCTCCACCCAGCTGCTGCTGGAGTGGAAGGCCGGGCAGGCGGGTCAGGCCAGCGCGGTCAACACCTACGTCAACCCCGAGCTGACCGGGAAAACCACGCTCGAGGTGTTCGACCACTTCCTGGCCCTGTGCGAGAAGTACGGCCTCAAGGTGATGCTCGACGTGCACAGCGCCGAGGCGGACAACTCCGGGCACGTGCAGCCGGTGTGGTGGAAGGGCTCGATCACCCCGGAGCTGTTCTACCAGGGCTGGGAATGGGTCACCGCGAGGTACAAGACCGACGACACCATCATCGCGATGGACGTCAAGAACGAACCGCACGGCACCGCCTCGACCACGCCGCGGGCCAAGTGGGACAGCTCGACCGACCAGGACAACTTCAAGCACGCCTGCGAAACCGCGGGCAAGCGCATCCTCGCGATCAACCCCAATGTGCTGATCCTCTGCGAGGGCAACGAGATCTACCCGAAGGACGGCAAGAACTGGAGTTCGGTCACCGGCACCGACTACCACGGCACCTGGTGGGGCGGGAACCTGCGCGGCGCCAAGGACCACCCGGTGAACCTGGGGGCGAACCAGGACCAGCTGGTGTACTCGCCGCACGACTACGGGCCGCTGGTGTTCGAGCAGCCGTGGTTCAAGAAGGAGTTCGACAAGACCACGCTGACCGACGACGTGTGGCGGCCGAACTGGTTCTACCTGCACGAGAACGGCACCGCGCCGCTGCTGGTCGGCGAGTGGGGCGGACGGCTGGGCCAGGACGCGCGCCAGGACCGGTGGATGACCGCCCTGCGTGACCTGATCACCGAAAACAGGCTGCACCAGACGTTCTGGTGCCTCAACCCGAACTCCGGTGACACCGGCGGCCTGCTGCTCGACGACTGGAAGACCTGGGACGAGACCAAGTACGCGCTGCTCAAACCGGCGCTCTGGCAGCACGGCGGCAAGTTCGTCAGCCTCGACCACGAGGTACCGCTGGGTGGTGCGGGCAGCACCACCGGCATCAGCCTGGGCGAGCGTTACGGCGGCGGTGGCGGTACGGACACGGAAGCCCCGGGCGTGCCCGGCGCGGTGGTGAGCACGGCGACCGGCTCGGCGAGCGTCACCCTCGGCTGGGGCGCCGCCACGGACAACGTGGGCGTGCGCGAGTACGACATCTACCGCGGTGGCACCAAAGTGGGCAGTTCCCCGGGCACCTCGTTCACCGACAACGGCCTGGCGCCGAACACCGACTACACCTACACCGTGCGGGCCAGGGACGCGGCGGGCAACGTGTCCGCGCCCTCCGCCCCGCTGACCGTGCGCACTTCGGCGGCACCACCGGGCAGCCTGCAGGTGCTCTACCGCAACAACGACGCCAGTCCGGCGGACAACGCCATCCGGCCGGGCCTCCAGGTGGTCAACACCGGACAGTCCACAGTGGATCTCCAGGGCGTGACGGTGCGGTACTACTTCACCCGTGACGGCTCCGGCGCGGTCTCGTCCTACTGCGACTGGGCCGCCACCGGCTGCGCGAACCTGAGCACCGCGGTGCACGCAGCCACGGCCGTGCCCGGCGCCGACGCCTACCTCGAAGTCGGCTTCACCACCGGCACCCTCGCCCCCGGCCAGTCCACCGGCGAGATCCAGCTGCGGCTGGGCAAGAACGACTGGTCGAACTTCGACGAGACGGACGACCACAGCCACGGCGCGGCGGCCGCCTACACCGCCGCGCCCCAGATCCCCGCCTACCTCGGCGGGACCCGCACCTGGGGGGTCGAGCCATGA
- a CDS encoding LacI family DNA-binding transcriptional regulator: MKRPTIADIAKAAGVSKGAVSYALNNRPGVSAATRSRITGIAAELGWAPSTAARALSDGRAGAFGLVIDRPAETLAAEPFFIRLIAGIQDELGSGPASLVLQVSPNHDTELEIYRRWHAERRVDGVLMIDLRDDDDRVDAVAAMGLPAVIIGGPLGRPGLPCAWIDDVAAIDEVLDYLAALGHRRIVRVAGPREFMHTRVRSEAFERAAERLGFESAEVVYTDYSDEAGASAARRVLVSRRPPTALVFDNDVMAVAALGVAHELGISVPGDISLIAWDDSVLCRLVRPALSAVRRPIAEFGALAASLLRRVVEGETVEDESAALPMLVTRSSSGPA, encoded by the coding sequence TTGAAACGTCCGACCATCGCCGACATCGCCAAGGCGGCCGGGGTGTCCAAGGGGGCGGTGTCCTACGCCCTGAACAACCGGCCGGGGGTCTCGGCGGCCACGCGCAGCCGGATCACCGGCATCGCCGCCGAACTGGGCTGGGCGCCGAGCACCGCCGCGCGGGCGCTGTCCGACGGCCGCGCCGGCGCGTTCGGCCTGGTGATCGACCGCCCGGCGGAAACACTGGCCGCCGAGCCGTTCTTCATCCGGCTGATCGCGGGCATCCAGGACGAACTCGGCAGCGGACCGGCCTCGCTGGTGCTGCAGGTGTCCCCGAACCACGACACCGAACTGGAGATCTACCGGCGCTGGCACGCCGAGCGCCGCGTCGACGGCGTGCTGATGATCGACCTGCGTGACGACGACGACCGGGTGGACGCGGTGGCGGCCATGGGCCTGCCCGCGGTGATCATCGGCGGGCCGCTCGGGCGTCCCGGCCTGCCGTGCGCGTGGATCGACGACGTGGCCGCGATCGACGAGGTGCTGGACTACCTGGCCGCGCTGGGGCACCGCCGGATCGTCCGGGTCGCCGGGCCGCGGGAGTTCATGCACACCCGCGTGCGGTCCGAGGCGTTCGAGCGGGCGGCGGAGCGGCTCGGGTTCGAGAGCGCGGAAGTCGTCTACACCGACTACTCGGACGAGGCGGGGGCGAGTGCCGCGCGCCGGGTGCTCGTGTCGCGGCGGCCGCCGACCGCGCTGGTCTTCGACAACGACGTGATGGCGGTGGCCGCGCTGGGGGTCGCGCACGAGCTCGGCATCTCCGTGCCGGGGGACATCTCGCTGATCGCCTGGGACGATTCGGTGCTCTGCCGGCTGGTCCGCCCGGCACTGAGCGCGGTGCGGCGGCCGATCGCGGAGTTCGGCGCCTTGGCGGCTTCGCTGCTGCGGCGAGTCGTCGAAGGGGAGACGGTCGAGGACGAAAGCGCCGCGCTGCCCATGCTCGTCACCCGCTCCAGCAGCGGCCCGGCTTAG
- a CDS encoding GH1 family beta-glucosidase has product MATARSDQVRFPPGFVWGTATAAYQIEGAGPPGARGPSIWDTFAARPGRTADGDNGDVACDHYHRYPEDLQLLHALGVGAYRFSVSWARLQHAGRGPLNQRGIDFYSRIVDGLLDRGIEPWVTLYHWDLPQPVEDAGGWPARGTALRFADFAAGVHHFLADRVKRFITLNEPWCSAFLGYASGLHAPGRTEPAAAIRATHHLLLGHGLALEAMRSIAPAEIGITLNLAPTAAATGHPDDIETARRVDGLHNRLYLDPLLRGHYPADVVEDLGSITKFGFVADGDLGVIHQPIDFLGVNYYAPQTVYGTPDAPPVEPPSTHLGLTRLGFRQTERRTSMGWSVEGAGLTRVLTRLARDYPPIPLYITENGAAYEDEPAGGQVLDHDRIDYLDEHLRAAHDAIAAGVDLRGYFLWSLLDNFEWAEGYRKRFGLVFVDYATQERVPKLSAKFYRDVILANGLRSTPQLRLARPPVP; this is encoded by the coding sequence ATGGCCACAGCACGCAGCGACCAGGTCCGGTTTCCGCCCGGCTTCGTCTGGGGCACCGCGACCGCGGCCTACCAGATCGAGGGCGCCGGGCCACCCGGCGCTCGTGGACCGTCCATCTGGGACACCTTCGCCGCGCGACCGGGGCGCACGGCGGACGGGGACAACGGCGACGTCGCCTGCGACCACTACCACCGCTACCCCGAGGACCTGCAGCTGCTCCACGCGCTCGGCGTCGGCGCCTACCGCTTCTCGGTGTCCTGGGCGCGCCTGCAGCACGCCGGGCGCGGGCCGCTCAACCAGCGCGGGATCGACTTCTACTCGCGGATCGTGGACGGCCTGCTCGACCGCGGCATCGAGCCGTGGGTGACGCTGTACCACTGGGACCTGCCGCAGCCGGTGGAGGACGCCGGTGGCTGGCCCGCCCGTGGCACCGCGCTCCGCTTCGCCGACTTCGCCGCCGGGGTGCACCACTTCCTCGCCGACCGGGTGAAGCGGTTCATCACGCTGAACGAACCGTGGTGCTCGGCGTTCCTCGGGTACGCGAGCGGGCTGCACGCCCCCGGCCGCACCGAACCGGCCGCCGCGATCCGCGCCACGCACCACCTGCTGCTCGGGCACGGGCTGGCGCTGGAGGCCATGCGGTCGATCGCGCCCGCCGAAATCGGCATCACGCTGAACCTCGCGCCGACCGCGGCGGCGACCGGCCACCCCGACGACATCGAAACCGCCCGCCGGGTCGACGGGCTGCACAACCGGCTGTACCTGGATCCGTTGCTGCGCGGGCACTACCCGGCCGACGTGGTGGAGGATCTCGGTTCCATCACCAAGTTCGGCTTCGTCGCCGACGGCGATCTGGGCGTGATCCACCAGCCGATCGACTTCCTCGGCGTCAACTACTACGCCCCGCAGACCGTCTACGGCACACCGGACGCCCCGCCGGTGGAGCCGCCGTCGACCCACCTCGGCCTGACCCGGCTCGGGTTCCGGCAGACCGAGCGGCGCACGAGCATGGGCTGGAGCGTCGAAGGCGCCGGGCTGACCAGGGTGCTCACCCGGCTGGCCCGCGACTATCCGCCGATCCCGTTGTACATCACCGAAAACGGCGCCGCGTACGAGGACGAGCCTGCCGGTGGCCAAGTGCTCGACCACGACCGGATCGACTACCTGGACGAGCACCTGCGGGCCGCGCACGACGCCATCGCCGCCGGGGTGGACCTGCGCGGGTACTTCCTCTGGTCGCTGCTGGACAACTTCGAGTGGGCCGAGGGGTACCGCAAGCGCTTCGGCCTGGTGTTCGTGGACTACGCGACCCAGGAACGCGTGCCGAAGCTGAGCGCGAAGTTCTACCGGGACGTCATCCTCGCGAACGGGCTCCGGTCCACGCCCCAGCTCAGGCTTGCGCGGCCGCCAGTTCCCTGA
- a CDS encoding LysR family transcriptional regulator, which translates to MAGVDIDTRVLRYFLAVAEDLSFTRAAERLYVSQPALSRQIRQLEADLQLLLFERTSREVRLTLAGEALLPSARRLVADWQTAQRTVRSVAAAELRVLRIGFEATGAGPLSAKARTLFTERHPDVTVEPKRFDWGGEVAALREGLVDIAFLWLPADTTGLHAEIVAVEPRMVGFAAGHRLAAQETVTIGDLADEPLMWTRKAPRHWVDWWAVNPRPDGSEPRWGPENDNVEEMLENVAGGAAVCIGPRSMSTYYARPDLGWRPIVDVEPLRIAFAWPAASNNPLVADFAKVVRELAAAQA; encoded by the coding sequence GTGGCCGGCGTAGACATCGACACCCGTGTCCTGCGGTACTTCCTCGCGGTGGCCGAGGACCTGAGCTTCACCCGCGCCGCCGAGCGGCTCTACGTCTCGCAACCCGCGCTGAGCAGGCAGATCCGCCAGCTGGAGGCCGACCTGCAGCTCCTGCTGTTCGAGCGCACCAGCCGCGAGGTGCGCCTCACGCTGGCCGGTGAGGCGCTGCTGCCCTCGGCACGCCGGCTCGTCGCGGACTGGCAGACCGCCCAGCGCACCGTGCGCAGCGTGGCCGCCGCCGAACTGCGGGTGCTGCGCATCGGGTTCGAGGCCACCGGCGCGGGCCCGCTCAGCGCGAAGGCACGCACGCTGTTCACCGAGCGCCACCCCGACGTCACCGTCGAGCCCAAGCGGTTCGACTGGGGCGGCGAGGTGGCCGCCCTGCGTGAGGGCCTGGTCGACATCGCCTTCCTGTGGCTGCCCGCCGACACCACCGGCCTGCACGCGGAGATCGTCGCGGTGGAACCGCGCATGGTCGGCTTCGCCGCCGGGCACCGGCTGGCCGCCCAGGAGACGGTGACCATCGGCGACCTGGCCGACGAACCGCTGATGTGGACCAGGAAGGCACCACGCCACTGGGTCGACTGGTGGGCGGTCAACCCGCGCCCCGACGGCTCGGAACCCCGGTGGGGCCCGGAGAACGACAACGTCGAGGAGATGCTGGAGAACGTGGCCGGGGGCGCGGCGGTGTGCATCGGCCCGCGCTCGATGTCCACCTACTACGCCCGGCCCGACCTCGGCTGGCGCCCGATCGTCGACGTCGAGCCGCTGCGGATCGCCTTCGCCTGGCCCGCGGCGAGCAACAACCCGCTGGTGGCCGATTTCGCGAAGGTGGTCAGGGAACTGGCGGCCGCGCAAGCCTGA
- a CDS encoding nuclear transport factor 2 family protein: MTELSRATVLRGVGLAAAGSLLAGGTATAAPPARPHPNVKLIQDYYAAYGAGDLEKLSTFFAEDIRWTIPGHHPLAGTKTGIDEVLAFFTQLGRAGFQAQPIFLAADGDWVVDLHRGWSTQPAGLDITWALAFRIRGRKIAEAINFAGDQHAADAFFWRTYPLAPIPDRLAD, encoded by the coding sequence ATGACCGAGCTTTCCCGGGCGACCGTGCTGCGTGGCGTGGGCCTGGCCGCGGCGGGTTCGCTGCTGGCAGGCGGCACCGCCACCGCGGCCCCACCGGCCCGCCCGCACCCGAACGTCAAGCTGATCCAGGACTACTACGCCGCCTACGGGGCCGGGGACCTGGAAAAACTGAGTACCTTCTTCGCCGAGGACATCCGCTGGACCATCCCCGGCCACCACCCGCTCGCCGGCACCAAGACCGGCATCGACGAGGTGCTGGCCTTCTTCACCCAGCTCGGCCGCGCGGGTTTCCAGGCGCAGCCGATCTTCCTGGCCGCGGACGGCGACTGGGTGGTCGACCTGCACCGGGGCTGGAGCACCCAGCCCGCCGGGCTGGACATCACCTGGGCGCTGGCGTTCCGGATCCGGGGGCGCAAGATCGCCGAGGCGATCAACTTCGCCGGGGACCAGCACGCCGCGGACGCCTTCTTCTGGCGGACCTACCCGCTGGCGCCCATCCCGGACCGCCTCGCGGATTGA
- a CDS encoding cysteine hydrolase family protein, with protein MSDALIVVDMQNLFVEFVGPAGPGVLAEVNRYVAEAAGRGAPVFYTRDYAPIDLPEGDPEGRLALHPDLDVRGTVVDKGPGKRGGFSGFLLAPVLEPQEGHGGGGLGPLAGLLARTGARSVTVVGIATDICVAATARDAVRLGYQVTVPLGATAYANPVTGGEHPVLGELRAAGVTLSP; from the coding sequence ATGAGTGACGCGCTGATCGTGGTGGACATGCAGAACCTGTTCGTCGAGTTCGTCGGGCCCGCGGGACCCGGGGTGCTGGCCGAGGTCAACCGGTACGTGGCCGAAGCCGCCGGGCGAGGGGCACCGGTGTTCTACACCCGTGACTACGCCCCGATCGACCTGCCCGAGGGCGATCCCGAAGGCAGGCTCGCCCTGCACCCCGATCTCGACGTGCGGGGCACGGTGGTGGACAAGGGCCCCGGCAAGCGCGGCGGGTTCTCCGGGTTCCTGCTGGCCCCGGTGCTCGAACCACAGGAAGGACACGGCGGTGGCGGACTCGGCCCGCTCGCCGGGCTGCTCGCCCGGACCGGGGCGCGGTCCGTCACCGTCGTGGGCATCGCCACCGACATCTGCGTGGCGGCCACCGCGCGGGACGCGGTGCGCCTGGGCTACCAGGTCACCGTCCCGCTCGGGGCCACCGCGTACGCGAACCCGGTGACCGGCGGCGAGCACCCCGTGCTCGGGGAACTGCGCGCCGCCGGGGTCACCCTCAGCCCGTGA
- a CDS encoding lytic polysaccharide monooxygenase auxiliary activity family 9 protein — MVPTRLRAAALASASALLLTGAAGVAAAHGSAIDPPTRNYGCWERWGDDFQNPAMATEDPMCWQAWQANTNAMWNWNGLYREGVKGNHQGAIPDGQLCSGGRAEGGRYNAMDAVGNWKAADKPNNFKVDVYDQALHGGDYYKVYLTKQGFNPLTQPLGWGNLELVKEVGKTAPASHTLIDVNAGSRTGRHIVYTIWQASHSDQSYYFCSDVNFTG; from the coding sequence ATCGTGCCCACCCGACTTCGCGCCGCCGCACTGGCTTCGGCCTCGGCGCTGCTGCTGACCGGTGCCGCCGGTGTCGCCGCCGCGCACGGCTCGGCCATCGACCCGCCGACGCGCAACTACGGTTGCTGGGAGCGCTGGGGTGACGACTTCCAGAACCCCGCCATGGCCACCGAGGACCCGATGTGCTGGCAGGCCTGGCAGGCCAACACGAACGCGATGTGGAACTGGAACGGCCTTTACCGCGAGGGGGTGAAGGGCAACCACCAGGGCGCCATCCCGGACGGGCAGCTGTGCAGCGGCGGGCGCGCCGAAGGCGGCCGGTACAACGCGATGGACGCGGTCGGGAACTGGAAGGCGGCGGACAAGCCGAACAACTTCAAGGTCGACGTCTACGACCAGGCGCTGCACGGCGGCGACTACTACAAGGTCTACCTCACCAAGCAGGGCTTCAACCCGCTCACGCAGCCACTGGGCTGGGGCAACCTGGAACTGGTGAAGGAGGTCGGCAAGACCGCCCCGGCCAGCCACACGCTGATCGACGTGAACGCGGGTTCGCGCACGGGCCGCCACATCGTCTACACCATCTGGCAGGCCAGCCACTCCGACCAGTCGTACTACTTCTGCAGCGACGTGAACTTCACGGGCTGA